From Bosea sp. NBC_00550, the proteins below share one genomic window:
- a CDS encoding NAD(P)/FAD-dependent oxidoreductase, giving the protein MSKDAPLTVAVIGAGIVGLCAALEIQRDGHHVILIEPGEPGGRQSASYGNATWINPGAIAPISLPGLWRKVPGFLLDRTGPFTVRWRDLPRHAGWLARFIAAGRDWDRIATSARQRYPLCKGTVVDHRNYAAEAGVSDLIRQQGLMYVYPDRTVFAAESRIWSLRREFGVRFSEIEEAELRRLQPELSPHYRFGARLDDAGQIADPGAYCAALARLLEARGMRRIAGRATGFVMERGRLSAVTTDQGSLSCDRAVLAAGIGSASLARLAGDRVPLISERGYHVVIPEPGIALGVGLMPSDGQMGVVSTPQGLRLAGQVELADPAAAPDWRRTDILLGYARKMFPEQAMRFDTAEIDRWMGNRPSTPDALPCIGFASRSRDILHAFGHAHTGLTQAPATGKLVAALIDGREPPFDPVPYSARRFAQ; this is encoded by the coding sequence ATGTCGAAGGATGCGCCCCTGACCGTCGCCGTGATCGGCGCGGGGATCGTAGGCCTATGCGCGGCATTGGAAATCCAGCGCGACGGTCATCACGTGATCCTCATCGAACCCGGCGAACCGGGCGGTCGACAATCGGCCTCCTACGGCAACGCAACCTGGATCAACCCCGGCGCGATCGCCCCGATTTCCCTGCCTGGGCTTTGGCGCAAGGTGCCGGGCTTCCTGCTCGACCGGACCGGACCGTTCACGGTGCGCTGGCGGGACCTCCCCCGGCACGCCGGCTGGCTCGCCCGCTTCATTGCCGCCGGCCGTGACTGGGACCGCATCGCGACGAGCGCGCGCCAGCGCTATCCGCTTTGCAAGGGTACGGTGGTCGATCACCGGAACTATGCTGCTGAGGCCGGCGTCAGCGATCTTATCCGTCAGCAAGGCCTTATGTACGTCTATCCGGATCGGACCGTCTTCGCGGCGGAGAGCCGGATCTGGTCGCTTCGCCGCGAGTTCGGGGTCCGCTTCAGCGAGATCGAGGAAGCCGAGCTGCGCCGCCTTCAGCCGGAGCTGTCGCCACATTACCGTTTCGGCGCCCGCCTCGATGATGCCGGCCAGATCGCCGACCCCGGCGCCTATTGCGCCGCCCTCGCCCGCCTGCTGGAAGCACGCGGAATGCGACGCATCGCGGGGCGCGCGACCGGCTTCGTCATGGAGCGCGGCAGACTGAGCGCCGTCACCACGGACCAGGGTAGCCTCTCCTGCGACCGGGCCGTCCTCGCCGCGGGCATCGGATCGGCCAGTCTGGCTCGGCTCGCCGGAGACCGCGTGCCACTGATCTCCGAGCGCGGCTATCACGTCGTCATTCCCGAACCTGGCATAGCGCTCGGCGTCGGGCTGATGCCGTCGGATGGCCAGATGGGCGTCGTCTCGACGCCGCAGGGACTGCGGCTCGCCGGACAGGTCGAGCTCGCCGATCCAGCTGCCGCGCCCGACTGGCGCCGAACCGACATCCTGCTGGGCTATGCGCGCAAGATGTTTCCCGAACAGGCGATGCGCTTCGATACAGCCGAGATCGATCGCTGGATGGGCAATCGTCCCTCGACGCCGGACGCCCTGCCTTGCATCGGCTTCGCGTCCCGCTCGCGAGATATCCTGCATGCCTTCGGTCATGCCCATACCGGGCTGACCCAGGCGCCGGCGACGGGCAAGCTCGTCGCTGCACTGATAGACGGTCGCGAGCCGCCCTTTGACCCCGTCCCCTACTCCGCCCGGAGGTTCGCCCAATGA
- a CDS encoding transporter substrate-binding domain-containing protein, with translation MTTRRDLAGLIGAGAIAAGAVTLASNGASAQAATQNTFDRIIAKKKLRLGAVTSSAPWFSKDPASGKWSGHFYAIGSALAKDMDVELELVETTWGNAVLDLQADKIDIMFGLNPTPKRAMAVDFSNGVYDSALVVIAKPGFDPKSWADLNKPEVKISVDVGSAHDQIATLLCSKAQITRFKTINEAMLALRTGRVDAQCIFWMGGVRAVKADASLGKVVVPQPFFGSTSNAAVRREVDKTWLFFVNTWVGYARGLGLVRSAVVESLEQVDVKPEDIPAGITL, from the coding sequence ATGACGACACGCAGGGATCTGGCAGGCCTCATCGGTGCTGGCGCAATTGCAGCCGGCGCAGTGACGCTGGCTTCCAACGGAGCAAGCGCGCAGGCCGCCACGCAGAATACCTTCGACCGCATCATCGCCAAGAAGAAGTTGAGACTGGGCGCAGTGACCTCCAGCGCCCCCTGGTTCAGCAAGGACCCGGCCTCGGGCAAGTGGAGCGGTCATTTCTATGCGATCGGTTCGGCGCTCGCCAAGGACATGGATGTCGAGCTGGAGCTCGTCGAGACGACCTGGGGCAATGCGGTGCTCGATCTGCAGGCAGACAAGATCGACATCATGTTCGGCCTAAACCCGACGCCGAAACGCGCCATGGCGGTGGATTTCTCGAACGGGGTCTACGACAGCGCGCTTGTCGTCATCGCCAAGCCGGGCTTCGATCCCAAGAGCTGGGCCGACCTGAACAAGCCGGAGGTCAAGATCTCCGTGGACGTCGGCTCGGCGCATGACCAGATCGCCACGCTCCTGTGCTCCAAGGCCCAGATCACGCGCTTCAAGACCATCAACGAGGCGATGCTGGCGCTGCGCACCGGCCGCGTCGATGCGCAGTGCATCTTCTGGATGGGCGGCGTACGCGCCGTGAAGGCGGATGCCAGCCTCGGCAAGGTCGTCGTGCCGCAGCCCTTCTTCGGATCGACATCGAATGCGGCCGTCCGCCGCGAGGTCGACAAGACCTGGCTCTTCTTCGTCAACACCTGGGTCGGCTATGCGCGCGGCCTCGGCCTCGTCCGCAGCGCGGTCGTTGAGAGCCTGGAGCAGGTCGACGTCAAGCCCGAGGATATCCCCGCCGGGATCACCCTCTAA
- a CDS encoding alpha-hydroxy acid oxidase, giving the protein MTAKPAFAHILNIADARRAASRRLPRGLFEYVDRGSEDEIAITTNRRQLDAIALSPAVLVDVSQRSTEAEILGHRQPLPLVIAPTAVAGLVWYDGEIAIAKAAAAAGIPFCVSTQSITTVERIAEESGARLWFQLYVWKNRQRMLALLDRAWAAGAETLVLTVDTAVGPNREYNLRNGFGIPLKASWRAGLDVALHPRWTGSVMLRALAVGGVPTYAHYPDEFRTKLGRASLSDELSLATDVTWKDVELLRRHWRGKLVLKGILRVADALAALAHGVDAIVVSNHGARNLDCAPGPTQVLPAIADAVADRLEILADSGVRRGADIARFLALGARGVLVGRAPLYGVAIGGAEGAGRILNILSNELRITMGMLGSPALADLRLAADQA; this is encoded by the coding sequence ATGACCGCCAAGCCCGCCTTCGCCCATATCCTCAATATTGCCGATGCGCGCCGCGCCGCTTCTCGGCGGCTGCCGCGCGGTCTTTTCGAATATGTCGACCGCGGGAGCGAGGACGAGATCGCCATCACGACCAATCGCCGCCAGCTGGATGCGATCGCGCTTTCGCCCGCTGTGTTGGTCGATGTCTCGCAACGTTCGACCGAGGCCGAGATCCTCGGCCACCGCCAGCCGCTTCCCCTGGTGATCGCGCCCACCGCCGTCGCCGGCCTCGTCTGGTACGATGGCGAGATCGCGATAGCCAAGGCTGCGGCGGCCGCGGGCATCCCGTTCTGCGTGTCGACCCAGTCGATCACCACGGTCGAGCGCATCGCGGAGGAGTCCGGGGCCCGGCTTTGGTTCCAGCTGTATGTCTGGAAGAACCGGCAGCGCATGCTCGCCCTGCTCGACCGCGCTTGGGCCGCCGGTGCCGAGACGCTTGTCCTGACCGTCGACACGGCGGTCGGACCCAACCGCGAATACAATCTGCGCAACGGTTTCGGCATCCCACTCAAGGCCTCGTGGCGAGCCGGGCTCGACGTTGCGCTGCACCCGCGCTGGACCGGATCGGTCATGCTGCGGGCTCTGGCGGTGGGCGGCGTGCCCACCTATGCGCATTATCCCGACGAGTTCCGCACCAAACTCGGCCGCGCCTCGCTTTCCGATGAGCTTAGCCTGGCAACCGACGTGACCTGGAAGGATGTGGAGCTGCTGCGCCGGCATTGGCGCGGCAAGCTCGTGCTCAAGGGTATCCTGCGGGTGGCGGATGCGCTGGCGGCCTTGGCGCACGGCGTCGATGCCATCGTCGTGTCCAACCATGGCGCGCGGAATCTCGACTGCGCCCCCGGCCCGACGCAGGTGTTGCCGGCGATCGCCGATGCTGTCGCCGACCGACTCGAGATTCTCGCTGATAGCGGCGTTCGCCGCGGCGCCGACATCGCCCGCTTCCTGGCGCTGGGCGCACGCGGCGTCCTCGTCGGGCGCGCGCCACTCTATGGCGTGGCGATCGGAGGAGCGGAGGGCGCGGGCCGCATCCTCAACATCCTGTCCAACGAGCTCAGGATCACGATGGGAATGCTGGGGTCGCCTGCCCTCGCCGATTTGCGTCTAGCGGCCGATCAGGCCTGA
- a CDS encoding amino acid ABC transporter ATP-binding protein: protein MSYKIEVSGLRKSFGALTVLRDINLKVEPAQVIALIGPSGSGKSTLLRCLNLLVLPEGGRIRIGNDSFTFGDGSKLPATREQARFRSNAGMVFQHFNLFPHMTVVQNVMEGPVSVKAMPKPQANELARNLLAKVGLSDKVDVFPNKLSGGQKQRVAIARALAMEPEVMLFDEVTSALDPELVGEVLGVMRDLAAEGMTMIIVTHEIAFARDVADRVVFMRDGVIVEEGPARDVIDQPKQEATKVFLSHFHNRG from the coding sequence ATGAGCTACAAGATCGAGGTCTCCGGCCTGCGCAAAAGCTTCGGCGCCCTGACGGTGCTGCGCGACATCAACCTCAAGGTCGAGCCGGCTCAGGTGATCGCATTGATCGGCCCGTCCGGGTCCGGCAAGTCGACGCTGCTGCGCTGCCTCAACCTGTTGGTCCTGCCCGAGGGCGGACGTATCCGCATCGGCAACGACAGCTTCACCTTCGGCGACGGCTCGAAGCTGCCGGCCACTCGCGAACAGGCCCGCTTCCGCTCGAACGCGGGCATGGTTTTCCAGCACTTCAACCTGTTTCCGCACATGACGGTGGTTCAAAACGTCATGGAAGGCCCGGTCTCGGTAAAGGCCATGCCTAAGCCGCAGGCCAACGAACTCGCCCGCAATCTGCTCGCCAAGGTCGGCCTGAGCGACAAGGTCGACGTCTTTCCCAATAAGCTCTCCGGCGGCCAGAAGCAGCGCGTCGCCATCGCCCGCGCCCTTGCCATGGAGCCCGAGGTAATGCTCTTCGACGAGGTGACCTCGGCGCTCGATCCCGAGCTCGTCGGCGAAGTCCTCGGCGTGATGCGCGATCTCGCGGCCGAAGGCATGACGATGATCATCGTGACCCATGAGATCGCTTTCGCTCGCGACGTGGCCGACCGCGTCGTCTTCATGCGAGATGGCGTCATCGTCGAGGAAGGACCAGCTCGCGACGTGATCGACCAGCCGAAGCAGGAGGCGACCAAGGTCTTCCTCAGCCACTTCCACAATCGCGGCTGA
- a CDS encoding amino acid ABC transporter permease, with amino-acid sequence MSYTWNFDILWGYRWIFLTGTGVTIGITIAIVILGLIVGLVAGIAQLSRSPVLRWLSWAYIEMFRLTPLLVLLLWFYYALPILTGIKLDAITAAILTLTLYGGSFYAEVIRGGIVSIDTGQTEAGLALGMTPARVMRRIVLPQAIKRMIPPLMNQSIIQFKNTSLVSVLAVPDLLYQGQVAAMDTYRALEVYTVVAVIYVIVLLPLTAIVKQAEKRLAQSN; translated from the coding sequence ATGTCCTATACTTGGAACTTCGATATCCTCTGGGGTTATCGCTGGATATTCCTCACAGGGACAGGCGTGACGATCGGGATCACGATAGCGATCGTGATCCTCGGTCTGATCGTGGGTTTGGTCGCGGGCATCGCTCAGCTCTCGCGATCCCCGGTGCTGCGCTGGCTGTCCTGGGCCTATATCGAGATGTTCCGGCTGACGCCGCTGCTCGTGCTGCTGCTGTGGTTCTACTACGCACTGCCGATCCTGACCGGGATCAAGCTCGACGCGATCACCGCCGCGATCCTGACGCTGACGCTGTATGGCGGTTCGTTTTATGCGGAGGTCATTCGCGGCGGAATCGTCTCGATCGATACCGGGCAGACCGAGGCGGGACTGGCCTTGGGCATGACGCCGGCGAGGGTCATGCGCCGCATCGTGCTGCCGCAGGCGATCAAGCGGATGATCCCGCCGCTGATGAACCAGTCGATCATCCAGTTCAAGAACACCTCGCTCGTCTCGGTCCTCGCCGTCCCTGATCTGCTTTATCAGGGCCAGGTGGCGGCGATGGACACCTACCGCGCCCTCGAGGTCTACACGGTGGTGGCAGTGATCTACGTGATCGTGCTGCTGCCCCTGACCGCGATCGTCAAGCAAGCCGAAAAACGGCTGGCTCAGAGCAACTGA